In Desulfarculaceae bacterium, the following are encoded in one genomic region:
- a CDS encoding TAXI family TRAP transporter solute-binding subunit — protein sequence MKKLVSIAVAALAVVALSLPAMAADKRISIGTAGTAGALYPMGVAMAETINRHVPGFKASAEASSASLENIRNLGQGNVDWAISQNEVAWLAYKGQGKYKGRAVDSLQSLFGTLLSWAQVFAAGDSKITSVKDFKGKRIGVGAPGSGGERAAQKILSYYGLTYKDIKPEFMSNTEMVAALKDGTLDAFIITHPLKSAALLDLTTSYKVKMIPVGDAGFYKKYPFFTKRDVPAGTYRNVDKAVPTPTSRIVMYTSTKAGLSADQVYALLKGVWGFEKEWTGTHPAVKRYTKLADALKGLNVPLHPGAVKYYKEKGLKIPAALIK from the coding sequence ATGAAAAAATTGGTAAGCATTGCCGTGGCCGCTCTGGCCGTTGTGGCCCTGAGCCTGCCCGCCATGGCCGCGGACAAGCGCATCAGCATCGGCACCGCCGGCACCGCCGGGGCCCTGTACCCCATGGGCGTGGCCATGGCCGAGACCATCAACCGCCATGTGCCCGGCTTCAAGGCCTCGGCCGAGGCCTCCAGCGCCTCGCTGGAGAACATCCGCAACCTGGGCCAAGGCAACGTGGACTGGGCCATCAGCCAGAACGAGGTGGCCTGGCTGGCCTACAAGGGCCAGGGCAAGTACAAGGGCCGTGCGGTCGATAGCCTGCAGTCCCTGTTCGGCACCCTGTTGTCCTGGGCCCAGGTCTTCGCGGCCGGCGACAGCAAGATCACCAGCGTGAAGGACTTCAAGGGCAAGCGCATCGGCGTGGGCGCGCCCGGCAGCGGCGGCGAGCGCGCGGCCCAGAAGATCCTGAGCTACTACGGCCTGACCTACAAGGACATCAAGCCCGAGTTCATGTCCAACACCGAGATGGTGGCCGCGCTCAAGGACGGCACCCTGGACGCCTTCATCATCACCCACCCGCTGAAGTCCGCCGCCCTGTTGGACCTGACTACCAGCTACAAGGTGAAGATGATCCCCGTGGGCGACGCGGGCTTCTACAAGAAATATCCCTTCTTCACCAAGCGCGACGTGCCGGCCGGCACCTACCGCAACGTGGACAAGGCCGTGCCCACGCCCACCAGCCGCATCGTGATGTACACCAGCACCAAGGCCGGCCTGAGCGCCGACCAGGTGTACGCTCTGCTCAAGGGCGTGTGGGGGTTCGAGAAAGAGTGGACCGGCACCCACCCGGCGGTGAAGCGCTACACCAAGCTGGCCGACGCGCTCAAGGGCCTCAACGTGCCCCTGCATCCCGGCGCGGTGAAGTACTACAAGGAAAAGGGCCTGAAGATCCCGGCGGCCCTTATCAAGTGA
- a CDS encoding TRAP transporter permease, which yields MPSTEEKASAPVQPPALARWLVFVVAVSLSCFHLYTAAFGVLSPLYQRGVHLLGLLFLCFLINRLRASSKDPRPGIADWGLSAAVIALAVFMLQALAPETVLDRGIMGPSEIEIWVGAGLVFLILEGTRRSVGMPIVLVALSFLAYGVLGPYMPEFLAHKGYGPERLVSYLVWTTEGVFGIPIAVSATFVIVFIIFGAFLDKLGAGNFFISLALALTGRRRGGPALTSVVASGLMGSISGSSVSNVVTTGTFTIPLMKRTGYSPVFAGAVEAVASTGGQIMPPVMGAGAFVMAELLGTSYAHIALAAAIPAVLYFASVGLMVYFEAHRKQIRVLAPGEVPKARESLKTGWHLIIPLVVLVYLLVVRQLSPMLAGFYAICTLVVTASGFILWREKRFPWREILDALKAGAITAVPVAMACAAAGLVIGVVSLTGLGVRFTQMVIHLSGGVLWLGGLLTMVACIILGMGLPTTAAYIITAVLGVPALTDMGVSPLQAHMFIFYFAIISFITPPVAISAYAASGIAGTNAMKTGFVSFKLGLAGFIVPFLFLYSPSIVLEGDIGHIILNSITALLGVTALAGGLVGWFAIPLNWWQRLVLLASAVALIVPNPLVSAVGAVPLVAAAVLGWSRRKHAEAEA from the coding sequence GTGCCTTCCACCGAGGAAAAAGCCTCCGCCCCCGTCCAGCCGCCCGCCCTGGCCCGCTGGCTGGTCTTTGTCGTGGCGGTGAGCCTGTCCTGCTTCCATCTGTACACCGCCGCCTTCGGAGTGCTCTCGCCCCTGTATCAGAGGGGGGTGCACCTGCTGGGCCTGTTGTTCCTGTGCTTCCTCATCAACCGCCTGCGCGCCTCGTCCAAGGACCCCAGGCCGGGCATCGCGGACTGGGGACTGTCCGCCGCGGTGATCGCCCTGGCGGTGTTCATGCTCCAGGCCCTGGCCCCGGAGACGGTCTTGGACCGGGGGATCATGGGCCCCAGCGAGATCGAGATCTGGGTGGGGGCCGGGCTGGTGTTTTTGATCCTGGAGGGCACCCGGCGCTCGGTGGGCATGCCCATCGTGCTGGTGGCCTTGTCGTTTTTGGCCTATGGCGTGCTCGGCCCCTACATGCCCGAATTTTTGGCCCACAAGGGCTACGGCCCCGAGCGGCTGGTGAGTTACCTGGTGTGGACCACCGAGGGCGTGTTCGGCATACCCATCGCGGTTTCGGCCACCTTCGTCATCGTGTTCATCATCTTCGGGGCCTTTTTAGACAAGCTGGGCGCGGGCAACTTCTTCATCTCCCTGGCCCTGGCCCTTACCGGCCGGCGGCGGGGCGGCCCCGCGCTCACCTCGGTGGTGGCCAGCGGGCTCATGGGCTCCATCAGCGGCAGCTCGGTGTCCAACGTGGTGACCACCGGCACCTTCACCATCCCCCTGATGAAGCGCACCGGCTACAGCCCGGTCTTTGCCGGGGCGGTGGAGGCGGTGGCATCCACCGGCGGGCAGATCATGCCCCCGGTGATGGGCGCGGGCGCCTTTGTCATGGCTGAGCTTCTGGGCACCTCCTATGCCCACATCGCCCTGGCCGCGGCCATCCCGGCGGTGCTCTACTTCGCCTCGGTGGGGCTTATGGTGTACTTCGAGGCCCACCGCAAGCAGATCCGGGTCTTGGCTCCGGGCGAGGTGCCCAAGGCCCGCGAGAGCCTCAAGACCGGCTGGCACCTGATCATCCCGTTGGTGGTGCTGGTCTATCTGTTGGTGGTGCGCCAGCTCTCGCCCATGCTGGCCGGCTTCTACGCCATCTGCACCCTGGTGGTCACCGCCTCGGGCTTCATCCTCTGGCGCGAGAAGCGCTTCCCCTGGCGGGAGATCCTGGACGCGCTCAAGGCCGGGGCCATCACCGCGGTGCCCGTGGCCATGGCCTGCGCCGCGGCCGGGCTGGTCATCGGCGTGGTCTCACTCACCGGTTTGGGCGTCCGCTTCACCCAGATGGTGATACACTTATCCGGCGGCGTGCTCTGGCTGGGCGGCCTGTTGACCATGGTGGCTTGCATCATCCTGGGCATGGGCCTGCCCACCACGGCGGCCTACATCATTACTGCCGTGCTCGGCGTGCCTGCCCTGACCGACATGGGGGTTAGTCCCTTGCAGGCGCATATGTTCATCTTCTACTTCGCCATCATTTCCTTCATCACCCCGCCGGTGGCCATCAGCGCCTATGCGGCCAGCGGCATCGCGGGCACCAACGCCATGAAGACCGGCTTCGTGTCCTTCAAGCTGGGCCTGGCCGGGTTCATCGTGCCCTTCCTGTTCCTCTACAGCCCCTCCATCGTGCTGGAGGGCGATATCGGCCACATCATCCTGAACTCCATCACCGCGCTCCTGGGCGTGACCGCCCTGGCTGGCGGCCTGGTGGGCTGGTTCGCCATCCCCCTGAACTGGTGGCAGCGCCTGGTGCTCTTGGCCTCGGCGGTGGCGCTCATCGTGCCCAACCCCCTGGTCAGCGCGGTGGGGGCGGTGCCTTTGGTGGCGGCGGCGGTGCTGGGTTGGTCGCGGCGCAAGCACGCGGAGGCGGAGGCCTAG
- a CDS encoding IclR family transcriptional regulator produces MAVKKVEALRKGLEVLSILAQHGPSLKLQEITQLSGLPKATVYRILQTLIDQEYVHYFTETATFRPGPRVLSLGYGTLMGMALAESSEPYLRELSARIDQNVNLGVLDGAKVVYIIRVKAKRILNIDLAVGSRLPAHNSAIGRALLAYLEPEALDRVIAALSADPAVAEEIGPRGAALRDKLAAVRRQGYALMEDEFQTGLSSVAVPVMGKGGKLEGALNLPVFSQMTSRQELLEELLPELINTAQTISALRGYHPVALKETRD; encoded by the coding sequence ATGGCGGTAAAAAAAGTCGAGGCGCTCAGAAAGGGGCTCGAGGTCCTGAGCATCCTGGCCCAGCACGGGCCCTCCCTGAAACTGCAAGAGATTACTCAACTCAGCGGCCTGCCCAAGGCCACGGTCTACCGTATCCTGCAGACCCTCATCGACCAGGAATACGTGCACTACTTCACCGAGACCGCCACCTTCCGGCCCGGTCCCCGGGTGCTCTCCCTGGGCTACGGCACTCTGATGGGCATGGCCCTGGCCGAATCCAGCGAGCCCTATCTCAGGGAGCTTTCGGCCCGCATCGACCAGAACGTGAACCTGGGGGTCTTGGACGGCGCCAAGGTGGTCTACATCATCCGGGTGAAGGCCAAGCGCATCCTGAACATAGACCTGGCGGTGGGCAGCCGGCTGCCGGCGCACAACTCGGCCATCGGACGGGCCCTGCTGGCCTATCTGGAGCCCGAGGCCCTGGACCGGGTGATCGCGGCCCTGTCCGCCGACCCCGCCGTGGCCGAGGAGATCGGACCCCGTGGCGCGGCCCTGCGCGACAAGCTGGCCGCGGTGCGCCGCCAGGGCTACGCCCTGATGGAGGACGAGTTCCAGACCGGCCTCAGCTCGGTGGCCGTGCCGGTTATGGGCAAGGGCGGCAAGCTGGAGGGGGCGCTCAACCTGCCGGTGTTCAGCCAAATGACCAGCCGCCAGGAGCTGCTGGAAGAACTGCTTCCCGAATTGATCAACACCGCTCAAACCATTTCCGCGCTGCGGGGCTACCATCCCGTGGCGCTCAAAGAGACGCGGGACTAA
- the aroA gene encoding 3-phosphoshikimate 1-carboxyvinyltransferase, which yields MYFIVNPSSLEGTTRIPGNKSASARAIVLGGLAEGNSRVGNCLPGIDSFSIVNMMRALGAKIDTSDPENWVFEGVANQPQVPATVLDAGNSGTGYYLLAAIAALVDGCSVISGDYQICRRPAQPLVEALNDLGAKVVSTRNNGLAPLVINGPMTGGKTKLPGVNSQWLSPLLIAGGLTENGITVVEDNLMERPYVDMTMGWVKIAGGEVNHDNYDVFTVPGGQKYKAFDADIPADWGTSGYPMVAAAITESKVTFTGMNPDDYAGERAYPHIIKEMGGNVTFEDEGRTVTVEGGAELHGIEIDCSGTPDAVPALSVLACKATGTTRLYNIEASRLKETDRTRSIMEELTKMGGKFEETPDSLTIHHSELKGTKIDGRHDHRIVMATAVAGLMASGETEICDAEYVGVSFPNFHELMTGLGADIKKSDSV from the coding sequence ATGTACTTCATAGTCAATCCGTCGTCCCTGGAGGGAACCACCCGCATTCCGGGCAACAAGTCGGCCTCGGCCCGGGCCATCGTCTTGGGCGGCCTGGCCGAGGGAAACAGCCGGGTGGGCAACTGCCTGCCGGGCATCGACAGCTTTTCCATCGTGAACATGATGCGGGCCCTGGGCGCCAAGATCGACACCAGCGACCCGGAAAACTGGGTCTTCGAGGGCGTGGCCAACCAGCCCCAGGTGCCGGCCACGGTTCTGGATGCGGGCAACTCGGGCACCGGCTACTACCTCCTGGCGGCCATTGCCGCCCTGGTGGATGGCTGCTCGGTGATCAGCGGCGACTACCAGATCTGCCGCCGCCCGGCCCAGCCCCTGGTGGAGGCGCTTAACGACCTGGGCGCCAAGGTCGTCTCCACCCGCAACAACGGCCTGGCTCCCCTGGTGATCAATGGCCCCATGACCGGCGGCAAGACCAAGCTGCCCGGGGTCAACTCCCAGTGGCTCAGCCCCCTGCTCATCGCCGGCGGCCTGACCGAGAACGGCATCACCGTGGTGGAGGACAACCTCATGGAGCGTCCCTACGTGGACATGACCATGGGTTGGGTGAAGATCGCGGGCGGCGAGGTGAACCACGACAACTACGACGTGTTCACCGTGCCCGGCGGCCAGAAGTACAAGGCCTTCGACGCCGACATCCCGGCCGACTGGGGCACCTCTGGCTATCCCATGGTGGCCGCGGCCATCACCGAGAGCAAGGTGACCTTCACCGGCATGAACCCCGACGACTACGCCGGTGAACGGGCCTACCCCCACATCATCAAGGAAATGGGGGGCAACGTGACTTTCGAGGACGAGGGCCGCACCGTCACCGTGGAGGGCGGCGCCGAGCTGCACGGCATCGAGATCGACTGCTCCGGCACCCCGGACGCGGTGCCCGCCCTGTCGGTCTTGGCCTGCAAGGCCACCGGCACCACCCGGCTGTACAACATCGAGGCCAGCCGCCTCAAGGAGACCGACCGCACCCGCTCCATCATGGAGGAGCTGACCAAAATGGGCGGCAAGTTCGAGGAGACCCCGGACAGCCTGACCATCCACCACTCCGAGCTCAAGGGCACCAAGATCGACGGCCGCCACGACCACCGCATCGTCATGGCCACCGCCGTGGCCGGGCTCATGGCCTCGGGCGAGACCGAGATCTGCGACGCGGAGTATGTGGGGGTGTCCTTCCCCAACTTCCATGAGCTGATGACCGGCCTGGGCGCGGACATCAAAAAGAGCGATAGCGTTTAG